One genomic segment of Sorex araneus isolate mSorAra2 chromosome X, mSorAra2.pri, whole genome shotgun sequence includes these proteins:
- the LOC101544596 gene encoding transcription elongation factor A protein-like 4, which translates to MEKLCTENGRKYENQGKMENEHSQDAGKPDIASVLEDKEKLESERKTGDGEMQKDKEKLESEVEPEIKGNPESRGNPKGEPESQGKQNSEEDRNSEGKTEKPDSEPKDAGKRPADDEIPRKAKRKTNKGLAQCLKEHKEAIHDMHFSNEEMIKEFDEMARVEDEVKKTRQKLGGFMWMQKNLQDPFHPRGPRELRGGCRAPQRGFEDIPFV; encoded by the coding sequence ATGGAAAAACTCTGCactgaaaatggaagaaaatatgagAATCAAGGAAAGATGGAAAATGAACACTCTCAGGATGCAGGAAAGCCAGACATAGCTTCTGTTCTGGAAGACAAGGAGAAGttagaaagtgagagaaagacagGAGATGGGGAAATGCAAAAAGACAAGGAAAAGTTAGAGAGTGAGGTAGAGCCAGAAATCAAGGGAAATCCCGAGAGTAGGggaaacccaaaaggagagccagagagccagGGAAAGCAAAATAGCGAGGAAGACAGAAATagtgaaggaaaaacagaaaagccAGACAGTGAACCAAAAGATGCAGGAAAGCGTCCTGCTGACGATGAAATACCCaggaaagccaaaagaaaaaccaacaagGGGCTAGCTCAGTGCCTCAAGGAACATAAAGAGGCTATACATGATATGCATTTCAGCAATGAGGAGATGATAAAAGAATTTGATGAGATGGCTAGGGTGGAGGATGAGGTAAAGAAAACCAGACAGAAATTGGGTGGGTTTATGTGGATGCAAAAAAATTTACAGGACCCCTTCCACCCAAGGGGCCCAAGGGAACTCAGGGGTGGCTGTAGGGCCCCACAAAGGGGCTTTGAAGACATACCTTTTGTATAG